TATCATTTTCTTGATAACCCAATACCAAAGTTAAtcaagaatgaagttgaagctGGTGATGCAACCAAGCCtcattctttttaaaattcagaTTTCCATGAAAAGATTGTTATGATAAAGTAGAAATCATTGTTGGACCCAAATTCAATCATGAAAGTGGATGCAACATTAATGATGTTGAAATCTTAGAATGTCAACTTGTTGGATAAGCCTTTAACATTAAACTTTGTTGCATTTATGATTGACCGCTCAACAATGTTGCTAAGGCAGAAGGAATGTATTAAGACAATCATGGTGATTAAATTATAAGGAGTCCACCCTTGTCCCTCCCACCACCAAAGACGTTACACCTCAATTTGCAAGCAAGGACAGTGTTCCTAGTTAAGCTATAAGGGGTGCAGTTATCTTCCAACAATTAAAGAAAACTTAAGAAAGTTTGCATTTACAGTTTTCAGATtccaaccttgaggacaagatTAATTTTTAGGAAGGATATGATAGGATACAGAGAAGGAAGAGttaattaagataatttattaaaaggatttattagatataaataggaAAAGGATAGAAGAGAAGAGATCTcttcattttgtaaattaaacctTAACTCTTTGtgaaacaaaaaatcatttgtaaaagaaaaatacttaaaagagagtaatttctttaatttcctATTCTTTTCTTACTCatcaataaaatcattttttttcttcatcatttcaaTTCGTAGTTCCTAATAGAAAGGCCAAAAGATATCCCCCAATCCATGACCGCCACCCCAGCCAAAATGGAAGCCAGGGACAATTTCACTGAGAAGAAAGCTATTATCACGAGTGAATTTGATGAAAGCTgacaaattatataatttttttattttgtcaatatacatacatacataaattTCCAAAGGCTAACAGCCTCTACAGTTTATTACTGCATTTTGAATGGTAGAAGATGTTCACAGCAGGTATCATGATGGCACAAATTTTTCACTCTCTCGGTTATGATTTCATACGCGCATTGCTTAACTGAATATCACAtacactttgtttttttttttcttccgttTGAAAACCAAGTAATCGCAGAGCTTGCTTTCACGTGTCAGGCACATCACTATTTACTGCCAACTTTAATTACATTTACATTCGGAAAAGCCTAACTGGGGTATTTTTGTTATTGCAAGGTTCAAAGAAATGACTTAATGCAAGTTATGTTGTCTCACTTTACAGTCAGCTAGTTTTATTGCCTGACTAAGTCGAGCAGGTGAAAAGTTAAGAGATATAAAGATGAGTgaaatggttaaaaaaatataaaaaatataaaattatgaattcgatcacttattaataaaaaaataattaaaaactgatatttactaataaaaaaaatgaccgGTGAAACGCTAGAATGAAATTCAGTGATTGTGGAACATAAATAGAAATGAAACTAGTTTATTATTAAAGGGACAATGTAAAtagatttaagaaaaaaatgttaatttgataaggattaaaaaacaaatcatatcttcatttttttattattatgaatcATTTGGGTAAATGAAACAAGCTGTTATAACTTATATCAATGTTAGTGGAAAACAAATCATATCACTATTGCCCTTCATAgaccaaatattattattaatttttaagaaaatcttcATTTTTTGAGTGGCATAATCTCACAATAcatggttttaaattatttaaattaaatttaaaatataatttatatattcaaaagcatttatttattataaattttaattataacttatCTACATATTCACAATTCACActattcatttattataaatgttaatCTCATTCGATGTTACTCTCACTAGATATGCATTATTTCCCCCTTTtccagtataaaaaaaatgcatcattTCTCccttttacaaaagaaaagtgtCCCTCACATTAATAGTATATTACATTGTAAAATTAGAAGCCGCGCCGCATCAGATCGTTGCTCACGTGTTATCGCCTATaagcatttaaattttaaattttctactTGAATGAAATATGCTAATACCTTAGGAATTTTACAGATTATGTTgtcttaataataattaaataataaatttaaatatatttttaattcttacaatttagtatttttttatttttgtctctgaaaaaaaaaatcattttagtccttataaatgttcgttttatttttgtagttaaaatgttttagataacattttttttagtgtttaagTATTGTCTAAAACActtaaagaatgaaaaaagaaaaaaacaaatacaatttataaagactaaaacaaataaaaatataggaacaaaaataaaaaataaaaaagttaaattgtaGGACAAAAATGTATTTCAGCctaaataatatctaaaattgaaacaaagagTAAGATGGATTTGAATTCCCTCATGTTGGTAACATGATATGATTATGATCACGTTAAAGACAGATAGGAGTACCTTCATTTCTTATCAAACCAGGATTCACTGTGATTGGTAATAACTTATAAGATCCatttatctttctctttcacCATAACCCTGTCATGTTTATCAATAACATGAAAGAATCCAAATCGAAATCGGATTGGATATGCATGGCTACTAACTGTAGCTACAAACCAATTTGCACTGCCATCCCACCGTGTCGAACATGATTTCAATAATTACACATACATATGTACATGTTATGCTGCAAAATTAGATATATTAAAGAAAGTTAAGGTTGCGATACGCACAGTTGCCTCATGGGTGTAAGCATTCTTGCAAAACGCAGGGGCACATGTGCCTTGATATATGTCCCTTGCTCTGTATATtcctatataaattaaaaaatgaaatataaggaAATCCAACAATAACAAATAGGAAAACCAtgaaatgataatgtaaaatctGCCAGctttaaagggaaagggaaaaggaaaaccaGTTCCAGAATTGGTTAATGGGCAAAGGGTGGGTGTATACTCACAGTTTTCTCAACCATTCCAACCTGGTGTATGGTGCTGAGAAGGTCCCCATTTTCAAATGGGACCAGAGCTTCCACCCAAACCATGGAGTCCTGTTAATGAATAATAGAATTTTGATTTAACAAATGTAAATAGTTCGTAGTTCAAACAAACGGGTTAAACGATATCAAATAGTAAAAtggtatatttaaaattacatcCAGATTGGTTTCAACTTTGCACCTTTAGCTTGTCTTGAACTGCATTACAAAATTCTTGCAAGCCATTACCACTTAAAGCAGATATGCATACAACATCATCTCTTTTTTCAGCTTCTAGCCTGAGTTTCTGGGGATCACTAACTTTGTCAACCTGCAATAAGAAGCCAGATACACCAGAATGTTTAACCTGGACCTCATGATGTACTAAATTCAATTTTGGGTGCACAGTAAAGCTTGTTGATGAAGGGAGAAATTGACCTCAGTCCTCTTAAAAAGCATACTTGTGCCAATTTTAAGAGAAGAATTTCATTGCTGTGAATCaagcaaattttaaataaatcaaaacaattttttgaacTGAAAGCAATCCATTAAATCCTGAAACTGATTTAAAGCATTCTGGCTACATGACTTACATCCCAGTATCTGATGATGCTAATTTAAATGACAGGATATcaatgctgataaaaaaaaaagaaaaaaaaaaggaaaggaaaagaggatatcaactaaaagaaaaaaatctaaatgAATGGAAAACTTAAGTCTAAGATTAGAAAAAGAGAGGATatcaattaaaaggaaaaaaaatcaaagattgCAAGACACATTCCCTCTAGTTTTTATAATGAATCAACTATCCTAAAAGCTTAAGTTGTTCAATGAAGACACATGAACTTAATAGTTATAACATGCCCCAGAGAGCCTTTGGGGCATGAAGCATGGTCATTGCATTGACCCACCTAGTGTgcaaattcaatttctttttacttttagaATCGGGGTAGCAATGATCGCCCTCTTGTCCACTTGGTCCTGGTCATACAAGCTTTGATACCACATCATGAATCAACTAACCAAAAGCTTAAATTATTGAGTAAAGGAACATGAATTGTTTTATAGTTATAACAATTTCAATAATATGTTAGTAAACCCCTCTGCTTTCAATTGCTTAAATTTTGAAGTTAGTCCTCCACATAAGTGAGGTCAATTACATCCCAAATTATATGGTTGTTggaacaattttaaattttaatattctgttgGGAATGGAAATAATTCAGAATTACCAAGGATATAATCATGTCTTTTTATTAAACACAATAATACATCAataaagaaatacaaaaaaaaaaacattttatgaaaCTTGAAAGATTAAATTGCAGTGAAGTAAATCTAGAATAGGCTAAGGTCCTGAAAAACATGTAACCAAATTCCTAACCAACCAATAAATTGAAAGAACAGCAGAGGTCCAAGGCAATACCGTGATGTCTtttcaaaataacaaagataAAGGGAGATAGGCTAACTCAGTACACTATTTTCAGaacagaaaaaccaaaaaaaatgttcaCCAATACCTTGTTCCAGACAATCAATTTTGGAATTGACGATACATCTAGTTCTGACAGGACTTTGTCCACAGCATTTATCTGTTGCTCAGCCAGCGGGTGACTGcaattcacaaaaataattaacgAAATACAGTGTAGGTCAACACCACTAGTTTTACTAGCTTTTCTCAAGAAATAAAGTTCCTCACAGCAGTTTCACTTATATATAACCTTATATCAACCACATGCACCAAGAGCGATGACTCCGATATCTCCTCCAGTGTAGCTCTGAAGGCAGCAACCTACAGAAAGCAGAAAAAGACAGTTTCTGGTGATTGTTTCATAATTTGGGCTTAACTTCTACAGCAAAAAGTTGAtagtaaacaaaaaattacaaaatatcaaAAGCATATTTTTGTCAAACATCAAGagcaaaattaacttttaagttaTCTTTCTTACTAGTGTAGTAGGTAACTTCTGAATAAAACCAACAGTGTCTGTTAGGAGAAACTCCTTTCCATTCTTCATCTGGATGAAAGCAAATGAACAAAGCACAGCATGTTAAAATAACCATATTTAAACTACACAAGATTTATTTTCCTGCAGAATTTAGCTCCTCTAAAGTAGGAAGAGTTGTAAAGTGAGAAAGTGTGAGTCCGACAACTGTCAATTTGAAATGATCTAAATTTACAggatactttaatttaaatcaactgTGAATGGACCTTCACTGTATTACTTTACAAGTATCCTCACTTTAGAGGAGTCAAATACTTTCTTTCATATTaacttttgattaaaaaaaaaataacaaaataaaaaatcataaataatgagTTTTAATCATCCCACAGCCATTATACACTGTAAACATAGGAAATGCTATGCCtcaaagtaaagaaaaattataagctCTTGACTAGTTCTTTATTTAGTAAAAGAGTTGAAGATGGTAGCTGAATCTCATTACAAATAAGAAGCACACACACAAAAGTTGAAAGCAATCAACAATCTAAAACCAATGAATagtttgtatataaaaaatgggAAATTCTCCAGGTATGTTTTGACTGACCTGTACCCTCCTCGTAGTAGGATCTAAAGTTGCAAATAATTTATCCTCGGCAAGAACATCTGCTCCTGTTAGTTGATTCAAAAGTGTACTCTTACCAGCATTTGTGTAACCCACCTACAATGTTGTCAAAAGCATTGTCAAATTATCATGTATATGGCATACATTACCATGATGTATAAGTTGCAAAGGTCACCCAAAAAGTAAATGGTCTCAATATAATTGTAAAAAACTAACCAAGGATACAACTGCCACAGGTACTGAGAAACGCCTGTTACGGTACTGCTTTCGATGTTTCCTAACAGATTCTAGCTCTTTTTTAAGAATACCAATCTGCCAAAGCCAAAGCATCAGAAATTTCTTAGGAAAACTAAGATTCCAGAggtaaaacagaaaaaaaacagTGAACTTTCAGAGAAATGCATAGTGTATGTAACCATTAGGTACTACTCAGATATACAATGTATGTACTTTCCAGTATTACACTAGTATGCAGCACACTGATTAAATCAAATAGCAGATTTTCACAGAAATGCTGATAAATTTGACAATTGTACAAGACTGTTGGCTTACTTGGTTGCGCAGAATACGTTTGTCCACTTCTATTTGTTTTTCACCCATTCCCTTCACCTTTCCTCCTGCTTGACGCTCAAGATGAGTCCACATTTTTGTTAGACGAGGTAGTTGGTATTCCATTTGTGCTAATGAAACCTAGAATTAGAAAGACCATAGGATAATcagaaaaaagattaaaatttttcCCTCTTGCCAAAGCTGATTCTGGTAACAACATGAACAGAAAATGGTTTCTTTTGCTTTATAAGGTACCAGTACCTCTAGCATAATTAGCTGCTAATATCTGGCAACATGTCTCACTTAGTTGAAATATAAATACAGTACATTATTTTTCTCCATGGACTTTTACATATTATCAtcttaataatgaattaatgatattaaatattcttcatatatgataattaaaaaactacttATCATGTAATTATTAGAGTAAAcgatcaataaataaatttttttttatcttatcatgTATCCTTGTGGCATTTATATTTCAACTGAGCGGATCAGGTACTGATACCCTACTAAAATCAAAGGATACTGGAGAAACCTCTTTCTAATTTATAATTGCCTGTAAAGACGCTTCATGTGTTGCTGCTCGTTGATTAAATATATCAAGGATGAGAGCAGTTCGATCACAAACTCTCACATCTCCACCAAAAATCTTCTCCAAGTTGCGCAATTGCCTAGAAATAGCAGCGGCCAGTAATTTTGTGAGATCCAGGGTGGGCATTTCTTACGCAGCAAtgtgagaataaaaaattaatgaatgttGGTACAGTTCTCTCACAGAACCAAGgcaaggaaaacaaaaagaatcagtATAAAGTCATTAATAGTAGTTAGCAAGACAGCAACACTTGAAGGTAAGTTTGGGAGTAGAGAGAAGTACAGAGGGAAAATAATCAAAAGAGAATGGGGAGGGGAACAGAAAGGAAGATATTGGAAGGTTAAGCAGTAAGTTTCCATCCCCTTGTCTAGATTATTAAAATCCACCAAATTAGTGAACTTCAAATAACAACAAAAgacttatcccactaggtgaggtTGGCTACATGGATTACAAGGTGTCATTGGGTTCAGTTAATTGGTGAACTTcaaaatgtttataaaaaatgCATAAGGTTTTTGAAGTGTTTTCAGACAATGCCTCTTCTTCCTCCACTCTTTTAAGGAAACTCTCAGGCAAGACCTTTCCTATCCCTCCCTTTTTCTCCACTCACTTACATCCAAACAAACTCTAAAGAATCCAGTCTTCTGGAGGGGGGAGGGGGAGTTCTATAAATAAGGGTTATTCCTCTTGCTTCATAGGTATTAATGGATTATAAAATgctctattctttattttctctgaTGTCTTACCAAAGAGTGGACCCATATTTCCTGCAAGTAAAGGCCAGATATTGGAACCATTCAGAATCACTTATCCAAGTTTTGCTTTATCCTAGTGTGTGAAGTTTTGTACCCTTCAAATAATCTTTAATTACCACTTCCATAACATATAATCCAATTAAGGTTCCTTAGATTGaatcatttgttttcttttttcagctacttttttgtttcttgattttttatGCCTACCTAACAAGTCAAATTAACTTCACACCATCAAAACCTAGTATTCCTTGATTGGGTTTTCCATAGAACTCATCAATCCCAAAATCCTAATGCTGCAGGTAAACTCACAACCCCAAACGGACCAATTGACTGCTTAATACCTCTCCATTCCAACAGCCTGCAAATTGATATTCTCCAACATAAATACATCATACTCTCAATACCCACCCATCTAACCCTTAATTCACTAATAAATGGTGGCACAGACAAAAATTAGTCTTAACATGAAGCATGAAGCACACATATGGATGACATAAATgttaaaacaaaggaaaaagggCCCTACCCAGCTGACAGCTCATCATCAAAGATAACAGTTTCAACGCCCAATGCATGAATTGCACTCTTAATTTCAGAAACCTTGCCAGAGCCAATGTACGTCCTAGGATTTGGAGAAGTAAGCCTGTAACATTTATAGTAAATTGAGTCAACTAACAATATTTTAtctcaaaagaagaagaaatatcaATCTATATGTACTTTAGCAAACACAGAGTAAGGCTGCCTACAATAGACCCACGGCCACAGCAGGTCCAAAAACCTTCCCTGGCCCCCAAGGGAAAAAGCTGTACATTAATTGGTAGCAGCCATGGTCTATTATCCCCCATCAAAGGGGTACGACATGGGTTGATTCTCAgtattattaaaatgaaaataaggaaaaacatgGATATGCATTGTTgtattacaaaaaatatcattatacaACCCATTTTTGGGATGTAAGGGGTGGAACGCACAAATAACTTTTAGTTCTATTAACACCaagagaagaatgaaaaaaaaatataagcaatCAAAGACAGCAACAACACATAGCCAGCGGCATTCAAGTGCATGACAAGAGACAGCAAGAGAATCAATCACTCTGGTGAAACTCGAAATCAGACATTCCACTTCCATACATCTACATTCTACGTGATGCCAAGTTTTCACCAAATCAAGAGCAATAgagataataattaaatgaaactataacataactgttttttttttttctttttaactagGCCATATTGCAAATTGAAGGCAGAGTAATTAGAAAAGCACGTTTAAGAGAATTAGTTACTTCTGGTAAGTAGAGCCAACAACCAATAATCCAGCAGTGTCAGCTAACTGCGACAATTCGCTCAGAGACTCTTCGATGCCGAAATCCTGAACATCGTTCTTGCGCTCAACGCCTACGAGGTAcgctttttcttcaaaaacctgAAAACGCCAAATAATGATAGAATCGAAGAAGGAAACCGAAAagcgaagagagagagagagagagagtagagACCTCTCTTCCGTTGCGGAGCTTGAAGCGGTTATCGGAAACGACGtcgtcttctttcttctttcgaAGCTTCGTTGTTGCTTTGTTTTCTTCGGCGGCAGAGAGTGACGGAACGGGAAGCGGTTCTTCGCTGTGCTGCTGATGCTCTGTCTGGAAGCGAAGCGTTCCGTTTTGCGGAGAAACGGCGTCGTTGGAGTGAATGGAGGTGATGAGAGGGGATATGCAGCATAAGGGACGAATAGGGATTGGTGGTGATAGATAATGGTAGCGAATCAACGGCTGAATTACCGAACCGTAGAAGAATGTTCCAGTTCCACTCATCTCTTTCTTCAACCTTCCACCATAAgctcttctctttttctatgtATTCCAATGATGGATTGCGTTCgctttttttagttattagtaacttattattactattatgctGCCAACAACTATAGTCAGTCTTATCCTCTATCCTTTAAGTTGAGACTTGAGACATGTGGCAATGTGATGCCCTAAATCTAGTTTAACACTCCATATCTGGCTTCTTCAATTTActctttatcattaatattttttgttgtaaactagaaaaatcttttgtatttagtgacatatgaaaaattaaaaaatacaaggagaaaaacaaatagaaaattatgaatatattgtataaatatatgaatatgCTTCTTGTATGAAATACCTTTTATACCTTACCTCACAATGTCAGGATCAAATGTCCTTGTTTAATA
This region of Glycine soja cultivar W05 chromosome 17, ASM419377v2, whole genome shotgun sequence genomic DNA includes:
- the LOC114393797 gene encoding uncharacterized protein LOC114393797, which gives rise to MSGTGTFFYGSVIQPLIRYHYLSPPIPIRPLCCISPLITSIHSNDAVSPQNGTLRFQTEHQQHSEEPLPVPSLSAAEENKATTKLRKKKEDDVVSDNRFKLRNGREVFEEKAYLVGVERKNDVQDFGIEESLSELSQLADTAGLLVVGSTYQKLTSPNPRTYIGSGKVSEIKSAIHALGVETVIFDDELSAGQLRNLEKIFGGDVRVCDRTALILDIFNQRAATHEASLQVSLAQMEYQLPRLTKMWTHLERQAGGKVKGMGEKQIEVDKRILRNQIGILKKELESVRKHRKQYRNRRFSVPVAVVSLVGYTNAGKSTLLNQLTGADVLAEDKLFATLDPTTRRVQMKNGKEFLLTDTVGFIQKLPTTLVAAFRATLEEISESSLLVHVVDISHPLAEQQINAVDKVLSELDVSSIPKLIVWNKVDKVSDPQKLRLEAEKRDDVVCISALSGNGLQEFCNAVQDKLKDSMVWVEALVPFENGDLLSTIHQVGMVEKTEYTEQGTYIKAHVPLRFARMLTPMRQLCVSQP